The Cellulophaga sp. L1A9 genome window below encodes:
- a CDS encoding ATP-binding protein: protein MVAIEGEYNKEIRSAFFNMAYSPFVILNKDLNFVDVNEAGLKAIKIKREDFIGRNLLDFFPYLKDTERYQMYKDVLLTGEAMGFDELTFHTDKGMLKFMIKAFKIGDYLGMSTLDVTSLTSNIDQLKATKLNLQTVNDNLKRKNQELEEFSYVAAHDLRSPLTNIHSLLDMLQSENAISQEGLPVFEKVQEVAMQMCNKLRALNSVIALKTNMEDKKEVVNFSSIIGKVKVDNSEEIVQSRTIIKEDFVRAPSIIYNLKQIESILQNLISNSIKYRNPNRKPVIIIKTSIIDGKTVLTIKDNGIGFDKDTDPEKIFGLFKRMHSHVEGLGVGLYITNSIITNNGGEITTKSELNKGTQFKIIF from the coding sequence TTTTAACATGGCATACTCACCATTTGTTATTTTAAACAAAGATTTAAATTTTGTTGATGTCAACGAAGCCGGTCTAAAGGCAATTAAAATAAAAAGAGAAGATTTTATAGGTAGAAATTTATTAGATTTTTTTCCATATTTAAAGGATACAGAGCGGTATCAAATGTATAAAGATGTTTTGCTTACAGGTGAAGCTATGGGGTTTGATGAATTAACGTTTCACACTGACAAAGGAATGTTGAAATTTATGATCAAAGCTTTTAAAATAGGCGATTATCTTGGAATGAGTACCCTAGATGTTACAAGCTTAACCAGCAACATTGATCAATTAAAGGCTACAAAACTTAATTTACAGACGGTAAACGATAACCTAAAACGTAAAAATCAGGAATTAGAGGAGTTTTCTTATGTAGCAGCGCATGATTTAAGATCACCACTTACTAATATACATAGTTTATTAGATATGTTGCAAAGCGAAAATGCAATTTCACAAGAAGGTTTACCTGTTTTTGAGAAAGTACAAGAAGTAGCAATGCAAATGTGCAATAAGTTAAGAGCTTTAAACTCCGTAATAGCTTTAAAAACTAATATGGAAGATAAAAAGGAAGTTGTTAATTTTTCCAGTATTATAGGCAAAGTAAAGGTTGACAATTCGGAAGAGATAGTACAAAGTAGAACTATTATAAAAGAAGATTTTGTACGCGCACCATCCATAATTTATAATTTAAAACAAATAGAAAGTATTTTGCAAAACTTGATTTCTAATTCCATTAAATACAGAAACCCAAATAGAAAACCAGTTATAATTATCAAAACGAGCATTATAGACGGTAAAACAGTACTAACAATTAAAGACAACGGAATTGGGTTTGATAAAGATACCGACCCAGAAAAAATATTCGGACTTTTTAAACGCATGCATTCCCATGTTGAGGGTCTTGGGGTAGGACTTTATATAACCAATTCTATTATCACTAATAATGGGGGTGAGATTACCACTAAAAGTGAATTAAATAAAGGAACACAATTTAAAATTATATTTTAA
- a CDS encoding lactonase family protein, with translation MKYSILFLVLIMLTNCKTEIKPVKEAPENNEEPVSSFYVGTYTDKESKGIYKYSLTSEGKLNKIGLAAEAKNPSFLAFSPDKKFLLVVNEVEEKNMGFVSSYQIEKDTLLFKNMSSSGGAHPCHININNDGYVLAANYSGGSVGLLKIDSSGNLSNLLDLQQHTGKGTTERQEAPHAHSSWFVNDIIISADLGTNELWFSTINTTTNTLDTIPPFRLPMAEGAGPRHLAFHPNKNVLYVLNELDNTITSVTKTAEGNYQKKQTISSIPDDFKEPTKSADIHISKDGKFIYATNRGHNSIAILSVNEDNGDLNLVGYESCRGKNPRNFSLSPDNDFLVVANQDTNNLVSYKRNTETGLLTFVAEIEAPTPVCIAFQ, from the coding sequence ATGAAGTATTCTATCCTTTTTTTAGTATTAATTATGCTTACAAACTGTAAAACGGAAATAAAACCTGTAAAAGAAGCTCCTGAGAATAATGAAGAACCGGTATCTTCTTTTTACGTGGGCACCTATACCGATAAAGAAAGTAAAGGTATTTATAAATATAGCTTAACATCTGAAGGAAAATTAAATAAAATTGGATTAGCAGCAGAAGCTAAAAATCCATCGTTCTTAGCTTTTAGTCCTGACAAAAAATTTCTTTTAGTCGTAAATGAAGTGGAAGAAAAAAACATGGGTTTTGTAAGTTCTTATCAAATTGAGAAAGATACTTTACTTTTCAAGAACATGAGTTCTTCGGGTGGCGCACATCCTTGTCATATCAACATTAATAATGATGGATATGTTTTAGCTGCAAATTACAGCGGTGGCTCTGTGGGCCTATTAAAAATTGATTCTTCGGGGAATTTATCAAACCTATTAGATCTCCAACAACATACAGGAAAAGGCACTACAGAAAGGCAAGAAGCACCACACGCACATTCCTCTTGGTTTGTCAACGATATTATAATTTCAGCAGATCTAGGAACTAATGAGCTTTGGTTCTCAACCATTAATACAACAACAAATACACTAGATACGATACCCCCATTTAGGTTGCCAATGGCAGAAGGTGCAGGACCAAGACATTTGGCATTTCACCCAAACAAAAACGTTCTATATGTTTTAAATGAGCTAGACAATACAATTACTAGCGTTACAAAAACAGCAGAGGGCAACTATCAAAAAAAGCAAACCATTTCTTCTATTCCAGATGATTTTAAAGAGCCTACTAAAAGTGCAGACATTCATATCTCTAAGGATGGGAAATTCATTTACGCTACAAACCGAGGCCATAATAGTATCGCCATTTTAAGTGTAAATGAGGATAATGGCGATTTAAATTTAGTAGGATACGAATCTTGTCGAGGTAAAAATCCACGAAATTTCTCGCTGTCTCCGGATAATGATTTTCTAGTAGTAGCAAATCAAGATACAAACAATTTAGTTTCCTACAAGAGAAATACTGAAACAGGATTATTAACGTTCGTTGCTGAAATAGAAGCTCCTACTCCCGTTTGTATTGCTTTTCAATAA
- a CDS encoding response regulator, whose translation MKNNSSSNFKILLVDDDEITNYITTTKLKNQGFENIEAVIDGQLALDYLKDNTPSLIILDVNMPVMDGFEFLEELSIKSIYQDIPIAMLTSSGRLADKEKAAKYKNVIAYLEKPLSYENIQNILLTMNKSLT comes from the coding sequence ATGAAAAATAATTCTAGTAGCAATTTTAAAATACTATTGGTAGATGATGATGAAATTACCAATTACATTACAACCACAAAGTTAAAAAATCAAGGTTTTGAGAATATAGAAGCGGTAATAGACGGACAATTAGCTTTGGATTATCTTAAAGATAATACACCAAGTTTAATAATTCTAGACGTAAATATGCCGGTCATGGATGGCTTCGAGTTTTTAGAAGAGTTATCTATAAAAAGTATTTATCAGGATATTCCTATAGCCATGTTAACCTCTTCTGGTAGGCTGGCAGATAAGGAAAAAGCTGCGAAATACAAAAATGTAATAGCTTATCTAGAAAAACCATTGAGTTATGAAAACATTCAGAACATTCTATTAACGATGAATAAAAGCTTGACGTAA